The following proteins are co-located in the Gordonia polyisoprenivorans genome:
- a CDS encoding MspA family porin yields the protein MSKFSKLGLRRAAGACAITAAAAIGLASMGTGNAAAAPLPNGSKVVTGLDGETVQTIRTGENAWPVPSLAANGAGRAAEVSGTYTVKTEPGVTGRVYVGFVIGCQLDISGLSGGLGGSLDLTTGLPTGTASLSIPVKPGSVVSSPVDYKSIGDSGVAAFQLDHFQIDAQGCGGYAQARSYVYVLAGKGLKVDTDNDVIDSEGGYIQSTLWGKPFSLN from the coding sequence ATGAGCAAGTTCAGCAAGCTTGGGCTGCGCCGTGCTGCGGGGGCATGCGCCATCACCGCGGCCGCGGCGATCGGTCTGGCAAGCATGGGTACGGGAAACGCCGCGGCGGCTCCCTTGCCGAACGGATCGAAGGTCGTCACCGGTCTCGATGGTGAGACAGTCCAGACCATCCGTACCGGTGAGAATGCATGGCCGGTCCCATCGCTGGCAGCCAACGGTGCGGGTCGCGCCGCCGAGGTTTCCGGTACCTACACTGTGAAGACCGAGCCGGGCGTCACCGGTCGCGTGTACGTCGGCTTCGTCATCGGATGCCAGCTGGACATCTCGGGATTGTCCGGTGGCCTTGGCGGAAGCCTCGACCTGACAACCGGTCTCCCCACCGGAACCGCCTCGCTGTCGATTCCTGTCAAGCCCGGATCGGTGGTCTCCTCTCCGGTTGACTACAAGTCGATCGGCGACTCGGGAGTTGCGGCGTTCCAGTTGGACCACTTCCAGATCGACGCACAGGGTTGCGGTGGATACGCGCAGGCGCGGTCGTACGTGTATGTGCTGGCCGGCAAGGGCCTGAAGGTCGACACCGACAATGACGTGATCG